The genomic DNA TCGGGACAACTCGCAACAAGGTTGTTCCATCATCGAAGTGCTGGACGCGCTCAAAATGTGTCTCGGCCTTGAGTCCGTCTTCATTGTCGACCACTCGACCGCCACATTCGCCGGCCTCACGGCTGATGCCGACACTGCAAGTCCGGGATTCCCAGTCGACCTCGCCCTGAACTCTCGCCAAGTAGACTTTTTCGACGCTCCCTTCCGTGAATTGCGGCTGCACTGCTTTGGAAACAGATCGTGTTTTACAGAAGACAACAACACCCGTCGTGTTGGCATCGAGCCGATGTGCTGGACGCAAGTGGAATGGGTGGTACACCTCATTCAAAATCCATTGCAAAGTATTTCGATGGAACCGTCCACTCGGGTGAATGGGCAGGGGAGCCGGCTTATTCACGACGACCAGTGATTCGTCTTCGTGCAAGATCGAAATTTCAGTAGAGACAGCCGGTTCCACAGTTGCCGGAACCAGATGTGCAAACTGATTTCCTGCACGAACAATTTGATCACTCGGGATGGCTTTGCCTTCTCGCTGAATTCGATTCTGGTCACACTCCAGTTGCCAATGCTCTTGGCTGAATTGGGGGAATCGTCCTGTGAGAAATTCTAACAGTGTCGATTGATCGAACTGTGCGGGAACGTTGAGCGGAAGGGCATTCTCGTAGGGAACACTTCCCGGCAACGGATTTGTTACTTCCTGCAGCTTCTCAAGTCGCTGTTGCAGTTTTTTTTGTTGCTTTTGCTCAGGGGATTCATGGCAGTGCGGGCAACCGTGAGGAGGATCATAGAGGTCGGAAAGCTGGTCCTCTTTCGTCAGTGGTGCCAAGCAGGCGTAACACTGAGTTGTTTCTGTTTCCTTGAGAGCTGGGTCGAGTGCGACACGTTTATCGAAAACGAAACATTCACCAGTGTAATGTTCGCCGCCACATTCTTCGAAATACTTCAGAATCCCTCCCTCAAGCTGATACACATCTTTGAATCCCGCCTGCTCCATAAACGGTCCCGCTTTCTCGCAGCGAATCCCACCAGTGCAAAACATCACAATGGGCCGCTCTTTCGTCTCTTCAGGGAGTTTCTCGACAGCTTTGGGGAAATCTCGGAAATGGTCGACCCCAATCGGGAGAGCGTCCTCAAATGTGCCGACTCGAACTTCGTAGTCGTTTCGCGTATCAAGCAGGATCATTTCCTTTCCAGCGTCGAGCCATTCTTTCAGTTTCGTAGCTGGAAGCTTCTTTGATGTCTTTTCGCGAGGATCAACTCCATCGACACCGAAAGCGATGATCTCTTCCTTGATTTTTACCAGCATTCGCTCAAACGGTTGATAATCGCTGAAGCTCTCTTTGACTGGAATCTCTGCCAGAGTCGGCTCGCTTCGAATGAATGAGAGAAATTCGTCAATAGCTTCGCGACTTCCAGCAAGGAATAAATTGATCCCTTCAGGAGTGAGCAGGATTGTCCCTTTCAGTGCCAGGCGATTGCACAGTTCTCTCAATTCTTCACGGCGTCGCTCCAACTGATCCAACGACACAAACTGATACGCAGCGATATTGACAAATTGTTGGTTGCCAACTTGTGAAGTTGAGCATTCAGCTTCTGAAGAAACGTCCGGTGACACTGTGAAAATCCTGAATTGAAAACGATTGAGACAAACTTCTCCGCAAAGTATACAAACATTTCCCGGCTCACTGAATTCAAAACAGCAACTCCCTGTTTCAAGATGTGGCTAAGTGGAAATCACCCTAAAAGAGGCGACTCGATGAAACAGGAAGTTCTTATGTAGAGGGTACGTACGCGATCCGTATCGCGGAGTTCAGTGTTTTTCCTGAGAGAACAGCTTCTTCATGGGCACGACAAGGATCGGAAATGCCCTATAATCTGTAGTCTGTTCTTGGAACTGATCCTGAAACTTGAAGCTGCTCCGTCAAACGTTGAAAAAAGCGGCCATTTCAGAGGTTTTCGGACTGATTCTAAATACTCTCGACACTTCACGCTGTGAAAGAATTCGAACAATGACAAATCTCCCCAACCCACTCGAACATCGAAAGAGCGACCACCCAGTCGAAGAGCTGTTTCTCAAACGTTGGTCGCCGAGGGCGATGAGCGGAGAATCTGTCGAACTCGAATCGCTGAATCGCCTGTTCGAAGCTGCTCGCTGGGCTCCCTCAACATACAACGAGCAGGAATGGCGTTTCTTGTTCGCTCGGAACCAGACTGCCCACTGGTCAACGTTCTTTGATTTGTTGGGAGAGGCGAATCAAGCCTGGTGTCAAAAAGCAGGAGCTCTTGTTGTCGTCTTTTCGAGAGATAAATTTACGAAAAACGGCAAGCCGAACCCCGTCCATCAATTCGATGCGGGACTTGCAACACAAAACCTGTTGTTGCAAGCGGCAAGCATCGGCTTGGTCGCCCATCCAATGGCAGGTTTTGACCGAGGTGCTTCGAAGCGGGATTTGAATGTTCCGGATGGTTTCGATCCCCACTGCATGATCGCCATCGGTCATCCTGGAAGTCCCGAGGATCTCCCTGAGAACTATCAATCTCTTGAACAGCCGTCCGGGAGAAAACCGATCGACAGTATCGCCCGCGAAGGAATGTTCACCTTCGACGAATAAACTTCACCGAGACTTCAAGTGAGTGATGTCATGGGGGCGATTACTTTTCGTACTCGACAATAATCAATATGTCCGAGCCACTCATCCGCTCTTGTCCTCTGCTTGAGTGCGATTGCGGAGTGATGTTTCCGGAAATTGAAATGACCGCGATTCCGTTTTCCTGAATCCATTCATTGACTTCCGTTTCCAGCGCGGAGATTTCCATCTCGACTCCCTTGAACAGTTTCATTTGTCGCATCGCATCTTTCCTCAAAAATTATTAGAGCGGTTTGCCACGAGGCAGAACGCGAACACCAATTCGAAAAAATCTTTAAGGTCCACGCAAAAGGCCGACGTTATCAAGCAACGTCGGCCTCATGCTTCGTCTCTACGTTCTGGCTTGTGGCGAGCAGTCTATGCAGTCATGAAATTGAGTTTCACGCGCTAGACAAGTAATGGAATTGCTTTAGCTCGCAAAAACGTCAGTCACGCCTGGAACGGGAACTGGGTAGACGCCATTAGCATCTGGTTTCGCTGGTGGCATCAGATCCCATGACAAGTCTTCCGGGTTCGGCACAATTTGTGGCCCTTCTGTCAGAGCTTTTTCCATTGTGATTTCTTTTCCGGAATAAGTACACATTCGCCCCAGGATCGCGGTCATTGTACTCATCGCTCCGTATTCTGCTTCACTGTACTCTTCGTCATTGCGAATCGCAGAGAACAGAGTGTTGTGTTCAACCTGATACGGGTTGCTGGTGTCACCCTTGAATCTCTCCACATTGCCACTTTGTGCCCAGGTCAATTTGCAGTTACGCGGATTACTGGAGAGGTCCATCCGTCCGTTGGTTCCGTGAGCATGTTCGGTCACAGAGTTCCAGCAGTTTCGGATGTGGCGACATTCGCTGAACATCACAGTTCCATCTTCGTATGTGAACTGAACAGCGTGGTGATCAAAGATTTCACCGTACTTCTTATCTGTACGAACTTCTCGTCCCCCCATCCCGACAGCGCTCACTGGATACTGTTGCATGATCCAGTTTCCGACGTCGAGGTTGTGGATGTGTTGCTCGTTGATGTGATCCCCGCACAACCAGTTGTAGTAGTACCAGTTCCGCATCTGGTACTCCATCTCAGTCTTGACTTCATCACGAGTCTTACGCGGGTCCCAAACTCCTCCACCATTCCAATAAACCCGGAGTGCACGAACGTCGCCAATCTGGCCATCGTGAATTCTCTTAATGAACTCCTCATAGCAGGCCTGGTGATGTCGTTGGAGTCCAACGCCGACTTTCAGTTTTTTCTCTTTCGCGACCTTTGCAGCTTCAAGAACTTTGCGAACTCCGGCAGCGTCGGTTGCAACCGGTTTTTCCATGAAGACATGGACACCCTTCTCAACGGCATACTCGAACATCATTGGACGAAAGCCGGGAGGAGTCGCCAGAATCACGAGGTCGATTCCGCTGTCGATCACTTTTTTGTAGGCGTCGAATCCGACGAACATGTTTTCCTGAGCAACTTGAATATGTGCTGACTCATCTTTTTTGACAGCCTTTTCAATGTTTGTCAGCGAGCGATCCATCTGGTCCTGAAACGCATCGCCCATGGCCACGAGTTCAACGTTTCCCGGAGACTGTAACGCCTGAGAAGCTGCTCCGGTTCCTCGTCCACCACAGCCGACGAGTCCAATGCGAATCACTTCATCTCCAGCAGCGTAAGCACGGTTAGCGACACTGCTCAGTAAACCTGCTCCTACGGCGGCAACCGATGTCGTTTTCATGAAGTCTCGGCGTGATGTCTCAGACATATTTTTTCCAATCGTGTTTGTGTCAACCAATATAAGATGTTTCAAGACTGGGGATTTCGAAGAGTCTCCGCAATTTGCGCACCCTACTAAGATCCACAATCTAACATTGATGTGAAGCTCTATGATTGCAGAATTTCAACCGAAATACACCCATCCGCCTGTTCCAGCGTGCCACCTGAGAGCTTTTGCTCAGCGAAACGCCAAGTGGAGATCACCGATGAAACGGATCAACGCAGATTTGAATTGATGAAAATCGGGTGAAAAACGGATGGCGTTCGCGATCTGGAATTGGTCTTTGCGCTTTGTTTCGTGGAAAGCAGTCACTTGAAGTTATGAAAGTGAGCTTCACGGGTACATCAAGTTTTGAGACCAGTTCTAGAAAATGGGGCCTGGCGTCCAGGGACAGAATTCTTCGTCACCAATGTTCTGAGCTTCACTCTTCGTCTGTTCTCCGCTGGCAACAGAGATAATCTTCTCGAAAATCGTTTCGCCAACCGACTCGACTGTTGCATCACCATCAAGAATCGTTCCGGCATTGATGTCCATGTCGTCAATCATGCGGTTGTACATGGGAGTGTTTGTGGCGACCTTGATCGTCGGGACGGGCTTGCAGCCAAAGCAGCTTCCCCGTCCGGTTGTGAAGACCACCATGTTCGCTCCGCCGGCAATCATTCCGGTCACAGAAGGGGGGTCGTAACCGGGAGTGTCCATCACGACGAAGCCTTTCTCCTGGACCTTCTCTGCGAATTCATAAACCGCTCGAAGTGGGGAACTTCCCCCCTTGGCGATGGCTCCCAGGGACTTCTCGAAGATTGTCGTCAGGCCACCCTTCTTGTTTCCGACCGAAGGGTTGTTGTCAATTTTTGCACCAAAGAGTTTGGCATAGTCTTCCCACCATTTGATTCGTTCGAGAAGTTTGTCTGCCACATCTTTTGTGATGGCGCGGCGTGTCAGTAAATGTTCCCCACCGTAGATCTCAGGAACCTCCGCAAGGATGGATGTCCCGCCATGCCCAACGAGCAGGTCACTCGTAATTCCTAACGCTGGATTCGCTGTCACTCCACTGTTGCCATCACTTCCCCCACATTCCGTTCCAAGAATAATCTCCGAGACTGGGATCGGGACTCGCTGAACATTATTGGCGTCTGGAAGAAGTTCCTTGAGTGCCTCGACTCCTCGCCGGACAGTCTTCGCAACTCCGCCTTGATCTTGAATGTTCATGATCAACGGTTTTTTCGCGACTTCGGAACTGACGTTCAACTGGACAAGATTGTGTTCCTCTGCCAGAAAGCTCGCCTGAGCCGTTTCGCAACCGAGACCAACAATCAAATACGCAGCGATGTTGGCATGTTCGGCAAACCCAGCCAATGTTCGTGCCAGTAATCGATGATCGGTTCCGCCATACTCATAAGCACACCCTCCTTGATGCGAAAGGGCGACAACCCCATCGATGTTCGGATAGTCAGCTAAAATCGATTCATCAAAAGCGTTGGCAATGTATTTGGAAGACGTCGCGGAACAGTTCACCGTACTGATGATTCCGAGATAGTTTCGCGTTGCAGCTCGACCATCGGCGCGGCGATATCCTTGAAACGTCCGTTCAGCGTTCGGCTTGGGAACCTCGTTGATTGCGGTGCAAAACTCATACGAATGTCCAAGCTCGCCGAGTCCCACATTGTGTGTGTGAACCCATTGGCCCGGTTGAATTGGCTTAGTCGCAAATCCAATCGGTTGTCCAAACTTTCGAATTGCTTCGCCCTGCGCGATCTCTTGAATCGCCATCTTGTGGCCCATGTCGATCCGCTCACTCGCTGCGATCTGTGCTTCATGAGAGTGGAACAGATCTCCTTCACGAGCGAAGCGTCTTGCGACAACAATGTTGTCGCTGGGGTCCAAACATAAGAACGGCGGTTGCTCTGTCATAAGTGTTGCTTTGAAATACAGGTTCGATGTCTGTTTCTGAGGGGACTTTTGGTGATTCATTCAACAGAGCTGTCTTCGCTATGAACCCGCTCAGGTGCGGAGCGTGTTGGCTTGAGCGTAACTCTCGCACTGTTGAGGTTCCGCTTTTTCTTCGCCTTTCGAAGAGCCTCTGCACTTCAATGAGTGTCGGAATTCATGCCGAGAATGTCCAATGGGAACGCTATTGATTTTATAATCCCGGGCAAGACTGATGAAATCGTAGAGAGGAGCCTTGTTTTCTTTGGAGTTCTCAGGTTCTGCCAGTGTGAAAAACTCTTCGCTGCATGTTTCTATCACCCTGCTCGAATGGACGGTAAAATGCTAGAACCAGTCCGAAAACCTCTGGAATAGCCGCTTGTCTCAATGTTTGAGTGAGCAATATCAGGTTTCAGGACCAGTTCTAAATAATTCCCTGAATCATTGAGTCACCGGTTTTCAAGATGTCCCTCAAGTCCTGGCTGAAACACGCATTCGCTGTCGATACCGACACCGCACCTCCGACTGAGAAGGAGCTGGTGCTAGTGGAACGTTTGTGCCAAGAAGTGGTTCGTCGACATATGACCCTGCCGGCGGTCACGCTTTTACAATCGGCACGTCCGCTAAACTATTTGGGATCGCAGCTCATGCAGTTTTTTTTACCGTTTGTCTCCGCTGTCACCAATGCAGATGAGTACGCCATCATGGCAAAATTTCTGGAAAGACGAGACTCTGTCGATATCCTTTGCGACACGCTTGAACGACTGGATCAACAAGCGACTCAGCGCGATAAGGAGAACACCGCTTCAGCCAGTGAGGAGTCGGCATGACTCACGTTCAAAAAGAGCAATCTGAAGAAAAACGGACAACGATCGGCATCGTCTGTGCGCTGCATCTGGAAGCCAGTCCGTTGCTGGACCGCTTGAATCCTTCTCGGAATCAATCCGGCAATGGACTCAAATACTACGACTGTGCACTGGATGAAGTTCGTGTCATCGTTGTCGAAGGAGCTGTTGGGTACGAACTTGCAACACAGGCAGCGCATGCTCTGATCGATGCCGTTCAACCGAGTTGGATTCTCTCAGCTGGTCTTTCTGGGGCCTTAATTGAAAAGATGGGGCTTGGAGATCTTGTTGTCGGCAACTCGCTGATCCGCCAGAACGGGCGCGACGAAATCGTTCAGCAACTCGGAATGCAAAGTGACCCCAAGCGGCATCTCCACGTTGGAAAACTCTGCACTGTTGACCACATCGTGAGGACACGAGAGGAGAAACGGGAACTCAACGAACGGACGCAAGCAATTGCGGTCGATATGGAATCACACGCTGTCGCTCAGGTATGCAAAGATCGAAATACTGGATTTATCGCAATTCGAGCTATCAGCGATGACATGAGCGAAGACCTGCCGAAAGAGGTGCTCGCAATCTTCGGTCCGAAAGGAACGATTCGCAGCGGGGCATTGGTCGGGACCATCTTCAAACGCCCATCGAGCGTGAAGGATCTCTGGAAGATACGAGAAGGAGCCGTCAAGGCGGCTACGAATCTTGCGAAGTACGTTCTTGATATCCTTCCGCAGTTAGCTGAATCCAAAACACCTGAGAAAACGTCTGAGAAAGACTCACGCGCCGAATGATGTTTTTTCAGTTCTCCGGAGAAACCTTTGTATTCATCCGCTGAAGCACATCAACTTCGTTCGGGAGTGCCGCATCGTTTCCCGCTTGAGTACATTTCAAGCCGGCGCAGGTGGCTGCGAACTTCAACACTTTCTGTGGCGGCCAGTCTTGAAGAACGCCATGTATGACCGCTCCTGAGAAACTGTCTCCCGCTCCATTCGTGTCTATGATGTTGCCGAACTTCAGTGCAGGCTGATGAAACGTTTCGCCTTGAGTATGAAGAACCGATCCATTTTCTCCATCGGTAACTGTCACAATCTTCGGGCCGAACGTTGAGATTTTTCGACTCGCTTCCGCAAGATCAGATTCGTTCAAGAAGATTTCGCAAAACCGCTTCGGGCAGTTCACAACGTCCGCGATTCGCAAGATCTCTTCGACTCCTGCCTTCGGTGAGCCTGTGTCGACACAAACGAACCCACCATTCTCTTTCATGAACCTTGCGGCGAGAAGAGCGGCTTCGGATGGCCAGCAGTCCAGGTGCAGGACATTGAACTGGCTCATAAAGTCAGCGGTGAGGAACTCAGCCATGGCTGCACCATTGGTCCGAGAGGTGACCAATGTTCTCTGACCGGTTGATTCTTTCAACCAGATTTGAGTGACCGACGTTGCGAAGTCTCCGCGGCACGCAGGTGAAAAAGCAATTCCCTCAGCGTTGAGCCGCTCCTGCACCAGATTCCCAAATGGGTCATCTCCCCAAGCACTCAGGAAATTTGTCGAGTGGCCAAACCGGGAGAGTTGAGCCAGTGCGATCGGGACTGGTCCACCGACTTGAAAGCGAGTCGAGATCGCTTCATTTTTGGTATCAGGAGCCGGGAAGTCGGAAACAGTCATCACGTGGTCAACCGTGACGGTTCCGATTCCAAGAATCTTGGGAGAGTTCGGTGTCATGACGGAACTGGTGCTGTAAACCAAGCGAGTGCCGCCTCTTCGAATCCTCTCTGGACAATGATCACGGCTGTGTCTTCCGGTCGAAGTTGGTCATCTCCTTTTGCAACTTCAACAAAGTCTTCTCGAACAATGGCCGCGATGAGGCAATCTTTAATTTTCAATTCTTTGAGTTTGGCATCTAAGCAGGGAGCCCCTTCTTCAACTTGAACCTCCCAGACTTCGGCGGCCCCTCCGGCGATCTCACTTTTCCGATTGATTGGGCCAGTCAGGACCATGCCGATGATTTCCCCAGCCATCACCTCACGGGGACTGACTGCGATATCAATTCCGATTCGTTCAAGAACGTTCGCATA from Thalassoglobus polymorphus includes the following:
- a CDS encoding sulfurtransferase; its protein translation is MSPDVSSEAECSTSQVGNQQFVNIAAYQFVSLDQLERRREELRELCNRLALKGTILLTPEGINLFLAGSREAIDEFLSFIRSEPTLAEIPVKESFSDYQPFERMLVKIKEEIIAFGVDGVDPREKTSKKLPATKLKEWLDAGKEMILLDTRNDYEVRVGTFEDALPIGVDHFRDFPKAVEKLPEETKERPIVMFCTGGIRCEKAGPFMEQAGFKDVYQLEGGILKYFEECGGEHYTGECFVFDKRVALDPALKETETTQCYACLAPLTKEDQLSDLYDPPHGCPHCHESPEQKQQKKLQQRLEKLQEVTNPLPGSVPYENALPLNVPAQFDQSTLLEFLTGRFPQFSQEHWQLECDQNRIQREGKAIPSDQIVRAGNQFAHLVPATVEPAVSTEISILHEDESLVVVNKPAPLPIHPSGRFHRNTLQWILNEVYHPFHLRPAHRLDANTTGVVVFCKTRSVSKAVQPQFTEGSVEKVYLARVQGEVDWESRTCSVGISREAGECGGRVVDNEDGLKAETHFERVQHFDDGTTLLRVVPKTGRTNQIRVHLWHLGHPIVGDPLYLPEQRYGETQTHEPGQEMCLHALELTLLHPDSEQRVAFSTAPPEWSKPS
- a CDS encoding nitroreductase family protein — protein: MTNLPNPLEHRKSDHPVEELFLKRWSPRAMSGESVELESLNRLFEAARWAPSTYNEQEWRFLFARNQTAHWSTFFDLLGEANQAWCQKAGALVVVFSRDKFTKNGKPNPVHQFDAGLATQNLLLQAASIGLVAHPMAGFDRGASKRDLNVPDGFDPHCMIAIGHPGSPEDLPENYQSLEQPSGRKPIDSIAREGMFTFDE
- a CDS encoding Gfo/Idh/MocA family oxidoreductase, with protein sequence MSETSRRDFMKTTSVAAVGAGLLSSVANRAYAAGDEVIRIGLVGCGGRGTGAASQALQSPGNVELVAMGDAFQDQMDRSLTNIEKAVKKDESAHIQVAQENMFVGFDAYKKVIDSGIDLVILATPPGFRPMMFEYAVEKGVHVFMEKPVATDAAGVRKVLEAAKVAKEKKLKVGVGLQRHHQACYEEFIKRIHDGQIGDVRALRVYWNGGGVWDPRKTRDEVKTEMEYQMRNWYYYNWLCGDHINEQHIHNLDVGNWIMQQYPVSAVGMGGREVRTDKKYGEIFDHHAVQFTYEDGTVMFSECRHIRNCWNSVTEHAHGTNGRMDLSSNPRNCKLTWAQSGNVERFKGDTSNPYQVEHNTLFSAIRNDEEYSEAEYGAMSTMTAILGRMCTYSGKEITMEKALTEGPQIVPNPEDLSWDLMPPAKPDANGVYPVPVPGVTDVFAS
- a CDS encoding UxaA family hydrolase; protein product: MTEQPPFLCLDPSDNIVVARRFAREGDLFHSHEAQIAASERIDMGHKMAIQEIAQGEAIRKFGQPIGFATKPIQPGQWVHTHNVGLGELGHSYEFCTAINEVPKPNAERTFQGYRRADGRAATRNYLGIISTVNCSATSSKYIANAFDESILADYPNIDGVVALSHQGGCAYEYGGTDHRLLARTLAGFAEHANIAAYLIVGLGCETAQASFLAEEHNLVQLNVSSEVAKKPLIMNIQDQGGVAKTVRRGVEALKELLPDANNVQRVPIPVSEIILGTECGGSDGNSGVTANPALGITSDLLVGHGGTSILAEVPEIYGGEHLLTRRAITKDVADKLLERIKWWEDYAKLFGAKIDNNPSVGNKKGGLTTIFEKSLGAIAKGGSSPLRAVYEFAEKVQEKGFVVMDTPGYDPPSVTGMIAGGANMVVFTTGRGSCFGCKPVPTIKVATNTPMYNRMIDDMDINAGTILDGDATVESVGETIFEKIISVASGEQTKSEAQNIGDEEFCPWTPGPIF
- a CDS encoding phosphorylase family protein yields the protein MTHVQKEQSEEKRTTIGIVCALHLEASPLLDRLNPSRNQSGNGLKYYDCALDEVRVIVVEGAVGYELATQAAHALIDAVQPSWILSAGLSGALIEKMGLGDLVVGNSLIRQNGRDEIVQQLGMQSDPKRHLHVGKLCTVDHIVRTREEKRELNERTQAIAVDMESHAVAQVCKDRNTGFIAIRAISDDMSEDLPKEVLAIFGPKGTIRSGALVGTIFKRPSSVKDLWKIREGAVKAATNLAKYVLDILPQLAESKTPEKTSEKDSRAE
- a CDS encoding carbohydrate kinase family protein, giving the protein MTPNSPKILGIGTVTVDHVMTVSDFPAPDTKNEAISTRFQVGGPVPIALAQLSRFGHSTNFLSAWGDDPFGNLVQERLNAEGIAFSPACRGDFATSVTQIWLKESTGQRTLVTSRTNGAAMAEFLTADFMSQFNVLHLDCWPSEAALLAARFMKENGGFVCVDTGSPKAGVEEILRIADVVNCPKRFCEIFLNESDLAEASRKISTFGPKIVTVTDGENGSVLHTQGETFHQPALKFGNIIDTNGAGDSFSGAVIHGVLQDWPPQKVLKFAATCAGLKCTQAGNDAALPNEVDVLQRMNTKVSPEN